One Leptolyngbya ohadii IS1 genomic window carries:
- a CDS encoding PAS domain-containing protein has product MNDDAKTKAELVAELQTLRAENAVLKQQLSSQQNSDSAPSDLSVQQEELLTGFFSAATQSNVGLFIADADFRYLHINQTLADINGYSIDFHLGRSVAELLPDLAPTVTPLLETLIQLGQSISNLEVSGTTPSQPGVLRHWLTSYFPIRDQHDRIIAVGGIVLEITQYKQTIEILRQKEADLRTAQRIAHVGSWHWDRSTQTSFWSEETYRIHGWDLSQPPPQDADLERLIHPEDRSLYQELTERASAGYSFEADLRIIRPDGELRSIEARVEPGIFNGQGELVRLFGTVLDVTERKQVEEALRRSEAALREAQRLAHVGSWSWTAEAGVVWSEEIYRIHGVDPACPPPSSAELTKYIHPDDLETHQAIYQATVMGKPYEFDLRIIRPDGEIRYVEARGEPGVFNEQGYPIGLFGTVHDVTDRKRVEEKLRQSEAEIRAILAAVPDMLIRVKKDGTRLFISAGSLKSYKPLGQLIGSSVYDTLPPKTAAQRMIYVQRAIETGNRQVYEYEIDIDGETRYEEARIVAINEDEALIVVRDVTERHRIEQIKTEFISVVSHELRTPLTSIQVALSLLDEGHVNPSSEDGQTMIHVATEGVDRLVRLVNDILDLERLESGRIRIKKQSCDAADLIHTAIDQMKDLANRSRILLEVTAPPYAIQADPDRIVQVLTNLLSNAIRFSPACSAIELSAEPIAREKDSFLCFRVVDQGRGIPADQLERIFERFQQVDASDSREKGGTGLGLAICRSIVQQHGGQIWAESCLGKGSTFYFTLPVLENIVDGNETHFTD; this is encoded by the coding sequence GTGAATGACGACGCTAAAACTAAAGCCGAACTAGTTGCCGAACTTCAGACTCTTAGGGCTGAAAATGCGGTGCTGAAGCAGCAGCTAAGCAGCCAGCAGAACAGCGATTCTGCCCCCAGCGATCTTTCAGTACAGCAGGAGGAATTGTTAACCGGATTTTTCAGTGCAGCAACCCAGTCCAATGTGGGCTTATTCATTGCCGACGCTGATTTTCGCTATCTCCATATTAATCAGACCCTGGCGGATATTAATGGCTATTCGATCGACTTTCATCTCGGTCGAAGTGTCGCCGAGCTACTGCCTGATCTTGCTCCTACGGTTACTCCGCTGCTCGAAACTCTGATTCAGTTGGGGCAATCCATCTCAAATCTGGAGGTGTCTGGGACAACGCCGAGTCAACCGGGGGTGCTGCGGCACTGGCTGACTTCCTATTTTCCGATCCGGGATCAGCACGATCGGATCATTGCAGTAGGCGGTATTGTGCTAGAAATTACTCAGTACAAACAAACCATCGAAATTCTGCGTCAGAAGGAAGCCGATCTGCGAACCGCTCAGCGAATAGCCCATGTGGGAAGCTGGCACTGGGATCGATCGACCCAAACTAGCTTTTGGTCAGAGGAAACCTATCGCATTCATGGCTGGGATTTGTCTCAACCGCCCCCTCAGGATGCGGATCTGGAGCGTTTAATCCATCCAGAGGATCGATCGCTTTACCAGGAGTTGACAGAGCGGGCATCAGCCGGATACTCGTTTGAAGCGGATTTGCGAATCATTCGTCCAGACGGTGAACTTCGCTCTATCGAGGCGCGGGTCGAGCCGGGGATATTTAACGGGCAAGGAGAACTGGTGCGCCTGTTTGGAACGGTGCTGGACGTTACGGAGCGTAAGCAGGTAGAGGAGGCACTGCGGCGTAGCGAGGCTGCCCTGCGAGAAGCACAGCGGCTTGCCCATGTGGGGAGTTGGTCTTGGACGGCAGAAGCGGGAGTCGTCTGGTCAGAGGAGATATACCGAATTCATGGCGTTGATCCTGCCTGCCCTCCACCCAGTTCCGCAGAGTTAACGAAATATATTCACCCGGATGACCTTGAGACACATCAGGCAATTTATCAGGCAACGGTGATGGGGAAACCCTACGAATTCGATCTGCGAATTATTCGTCCAGATGGTGAAATTCGCTATGTCGAGGCACGCGGCGAACCAGGGGTTTTTAATGAGCAGGGATACCCGATCGGGCTATTTGGCACTGTGCATGATGTGACCGATCGCAAACGGGTTGAGGAGAAACTGCGGCAGAGCGAAGCAGAAATCCGGGCAATTCTGGCTGCCGTTCCCGATATGCTAATTCGGGTTAAAAAAGACGGAACCCGACTGTTTATCTCAGCGGGCAGCTTGAAGTCCTATAAGCCGCTCGGTCAGCTCATCGGTAGTTCAGTGTACGATACACTTCCGCCTAAAACTGCTGCTCAACGGATGATTTATGTGCAGCGGGCGATCGAGACGGGAAATCGACAGGTTTATGAATACGAAATTGACATTGACGGAGAAACTCGCTACGAGGAGGCGAGAATTGTTGCGATTAACGAAGATGAAGCCTTAATTGTGGTTCGCGATGTCACCGAACGGCACCGGATTGAACAAATTAAAACAGAATTTATTTCGGTCGTCAGTCATGAACTCCGAACGCCCCTAACCTCCATCCAGGTTGCGCTGAGCCTGCTCGATGAAGGGCACGTTAATCCCAGCTCGGAGGATGGGCAGACCATGATTCATGTGGCAACGGAGGGAGTCGATCGGCTGGTGCGCTTAGTAAACGATATCCTCGATCTGGAGCGGCTGGAGTCCGGGCGAATTCGCATCAAAAAGCAATCCTGCGATGCGGCGGATCTGATCCATACGGCGATCGATCAGATGAAGGATCTTGCCAATCGATCGAGGATTTTACTGGAGGTTACTGCCCCACCCTATGCAATTCAGGCTGACCCCGATCGAATTGTGCAGGTTTTAACGAATCTGCTCAGTAATGCCATTCGCTTTTCCCCTGCCTGTTCTGCAATTGAACTCTCCGCAGAGCCGATCGCCAGGGAGAAAGATTCGTTTTTGTGCTTTAGAGTCGTCGATCAGGGACGCGGCATTCCAGCAGACCAGCTTGAACGAATTTTTGAGCGATTTCAGCAGGTTGATGCTTCCGATTCGCGGGAAAAGGGCGGCACTGGGCTGGGACTGGCGATTTGCCGCAGCATTGTGCAGCAGCACGGCGGACAAATTTGGGCAGAAAGCTGCTTGGGAAAGGGCAGCACGTTTTACTTCACCCTACCTGTTTTGGAGAATATCGTTGATGGCAACGAAACGCATTTTACTGATTGA
- a CDS encoding response regulator: protein MATKRILLIDDEPGIRQVIQVTFKVMTPWEVLVAESCKTGLAIAEAQRPDAILLDVMMPEMDGITALHQMQENPVIRSIPTILLTAKAQARERERFSQLPIAGVITKPFKAQELVKQIRSILQWQD from the coding sequence ATGGCAACGAAACGCATTTTACTGATTGATGATGAACCCGGTATTCGTCAGGTCATTCAGGTTACCTTTAAAGTCATGACACCCTGGGAAGTTTTAGTGGCAGAATCCTGCAAAACCGGGCTTGCCATCGCTGAAGCGCAGCGACCCGACGCAATCTTGCTCGATGTGATGATGCCCGAAATGGATGGTATTACCGCTTTACACCAGATGCAGGAAAATCCCGTCATCCGATCGATTCCCACCATTCTGCTCACGGCAAAAGCCCAGGCAAGAGAACGCGAACGATTTTCCCAGCTCCCGATCGCAGGCGTCATTACCAAACCCTTTAAAGCACAGGAATTGGTAAAGCAGATTCGATCGATTCTTCAATGGCAAGATTAG
- a CDS encoding DUF1822 family protein, whose protein sequence is MTLMFDTSLRLPIPEQIHADAWQQYQAMQGDRWQAYLNHICFATIRQWLIEKFGSSVRSAEPIDSSEFWELVNGSALTISSRSDLAPSAVRMVFIPSEAIDRLEFRVPQEWIDLADWAGDYYWAIEVNPDDQWIEVWGYTTHERLKIGGEYDADDRSYYLDSGELITDLNVLWTMLELGAEVTRASVADLSPLSQTQAENLVTRLSQTTIPRLEIPFTMWGSLLANPQWRRQLSQSRQSIPQSAIVPSAIVQLGRWLQNQFEAGWQAIETRIDAPAFILRQDDPSAAVQRVKQLVLSPEVTVSMLVSLSAEADGRIAVQVRLLPAVESLLPENISLSLLSETGDVLQSVQARQQDNSIQLRRFRCSIGTAFRLQVALAEGGIAFEDFVV, encoded by the coding sequence ATGACGCTCATGTTTGATACATCGCTACGGTTACCCATTCCGGAACAGATCCACGCTGATGCCTGGCAGCAGTATCAAGCAATGCAGGGCGATCGCTGGCAGGCTTATCTAAATCACATTTGCTTTGCAACGATTCGACAGTGGCTGATCGAGAAATTCGGCAGTTCGGTTCGTTCCGCTGAGCCAATCGATTCTTCGGAGTTCTGGGAGCTGGTGAACGGCTCGGCGCTGACGATTTCCTCCCGATCCGACCTTGCCCCGTCCGCAGTCCGCATGGTCTTCATTCCATCAGAGGCGATCGATCGATTGGAATTTCGGGTTCCCCAGGAGTGGATTGATCTTGCGGATTGGGCGGGAGACTATTATTGGGCGATCGAAGTAAATCCTGATGATCAGTGGATTGAAGTCTGGGGATATACCACCCATGAACGGCTGAAGATTGGGGGCGAGTATGATGCGGACGATCGATCGTACTACCTAGACAGCGGCGAACTGATTACCGATCTGAATGTCCTGTGGACGATGCTGGAACTGGGGGCGGAAGTAACTCGCGCTTCTGTGGCGGATTTGTCTCCGTTAAGCCAAACTCAAGCCGAGAATCTAGTGACTCGACTCTCTCAAACTACCATTCCCCGTCTGGAGATTCCCTTTACGATGTGGGGATCGCTGCTGGCAAATCCGCAGTGGCGGCGGCAATTAAGCCAGTCCCGGCAGTCTATTCCGCAGTCTGCGATCGTACCGTCTGCGATCGTGCAGTTGGGTCGCTGGCTGCAAAACCAGTTTGAGGCGGGATGGCAGGCGATCGAAACCCGGATTGATGCTCCTGCGTTTATTTTGCGGCAGGATGACCCCTCGGCAGCGGTTCAGCGGGTGAAGCAGCTTGTATTATCGCCGGAAGTCACCGTTTCGATGCTGGTCTCGCTTTCTGCCGAAGCGGATGGTCGCATTGCAGTGCAGGTGCGTCTTTTGCCTGCGGTTGAGTCGCTGCTGCCGGAAAATATCAGCTTGAGTCTGCTAAGTGAAACGGGCGACGTTTTACAGTCGGTGCAGGCACGTCAGCAGGATAACTCCATTCAGCTTAGGCGGTTTCGCTGTTCGATCGGAACGGCTTTTCGGCTACAGGTGGCATTGGCAGAGGGGGGAATCGCCTTCGAGGACTTTGTGGTTTAG
- a CDS encoding YIP1 family protein: protein MNSAFHPLGEFIRGAIVLNPETFRAIESLPNADQIAFSVLLLAGLSQAIGQSIILFINRVKPLRFLLTLLIAAILFVFSYGFWVMSVWLVDRIVFGHTVSYSTISHALGLAAAPQILSFLIALPYFGVPIQVVLSLWSLLAFVRGFAAVTDVDAWQAFWCGILGWFVLQVMQRTIGRPIAALGQWLKVSTAGTNLVTDLPGLERLLETGLSESRLPSERNSQ, encoded by the coding sequence ATGAACAGTGCATTTCACCCGCTCGGAGAATTCATTAGAGGCGCGATCGTCCTGAACCCTGAAACCTTTCGGGCGATCGAATCACTTCCCAATGCCGATCAAATCGCGTTCAGTGTTTTGCTGCTGGCAGGGCTATCGCAAGCGATCGGGCAGAGCATTATTTTGTTTATCAATCGGGTCAAGCCGCTGCGGTTTCTGCTGACTCTGCTGATTGCCGCCATTCTGTTTGTCTTCAGCTATGGCTTCTGGGTGATGAGCGTGTGGCTTGTTGACCGGATTGTGTTTGGGCATACTGTAAGCTATTCCACTATTTCCCATGCGCTGGGTTTAGCTGCCGCGCCTCAAATCCTCAGCTTTTTGATTGCGCTACCTTATTTTGGCGTACCGATCCAGGTGGTGCTGTCCCTGTGGAGTCTGCTGGCGTTTGTGCGTGGCTTTGCGGCGGTAACGGATGTGGACGCATGGCAGGCGTTCTGGTGCGGCATTTTAGGCTGGTTTGTGCTTCAGGTGATGCAGCGCACGATCGGTCGTCCAATTGCCGCCTTGGGTCAGTGGCTCAAAGTCAGCACCGCTGGAACGAATTTGGTCACGGATTTGCCGGGGTTAGAACGGCTCCTGGAGACTGGATTATCAGAATCGAGATTGCCATCGGAAAGGAACTCGCAATGA
- a CDS encoding CAAX protease, producing the protein MSRIVKLGLWALAALGTVLLLPLLKPAIEFAYWTLSATIRLAVDLSGMAIIGLILAGLLVPLEALGWWAGWYGDPLEQTQKNLGRLQTSMSGEMSGEMSGEMSDGTSDEMPGGTSDEMPGEMSSGTSSRTASRYIIYLDGIGQSQFTYLPDAEEFLDRLSKVLPADVRIIRGLMPYSPMNRELTSNDRPFSRFWQWVEDQQAANPSGLFGFFINLRNMFVVSVSADRRYGPIYNRGTAQVIYNSLLNHGYQPNSSIPITLIGFSGGGQISMGAAPFLKDALQAPIDIISIAGVFSGNNNSLKLEHFYHMVGAKDPVERAGPLLFPGRWKMMFLSYWNRTKRKGKVTLIDLGPVGHQVPGGVMDSQQKLPDGRTNLQQTIDWVSQILTGELPAAKLAPPRKPGNYDRYCEAPFTCPAFYPLNITPSPDRYHPIAPWMGRLILPAKADRRPQSVQMEIHHAPPEYDEFVGQTVWLSWSPKPQVQAFIKTVTKDVYFSPEAEYHSQQGGVYPTRINHWQLVDPLESLAAGHPIDDVIVALPDPVRVIPKADCLTLQIAQEPIQITGRYYGLVKFLEAIDDPSSPQKFRVVHFNPTTRDFDGVEETVWLPQVIADDNGTFPFTNRGIERSPENDGGWYIYGSPDGNGLFVVQAIAPRNLFQLQADREIIGKPAVKTYLKKTSWEHLAEQKGHISSVVMSHQKTSLQVQDWQVGEKLLLVHVYGGIGGQQIEPAAQGPVYFGHFAFGIATIVREPLTDELRFDIVYHQIYTQNGDGLLSGTHHWSRYMGDRQFGWIGIRPIADTLIRFDPFTGNYQTAQGAERSPLDELVRQLEVMAARYRIGDGTGGTYVGPANNCSQDSNQSLYAALKFMQKSVPPHVDIKTWLQAHPDTASRLKQLGLLSKDLKHHLLPFGSARADWQNELQSLGSSLEDDPLKTIVRGLVSWRTMLPRVASDSITEAFLRQGAVAWMLRTNQLGGENSKIEPIAPLTF; encoded by the coding sequence ATGAGCAGGATTGTCAAGCTAGGGCTATGGGCACTCGCGGCACTGGGGACGGTGCTACTGCTGCCTTTGCTGAAACCCGCGATCGAGTTTGCTTACTGGACGCTCAGCGCAACTATAAGATTGGCGGTTGATTTGTCCGGCATGGCAATCATTGGGCTGATCCTGGCAGGGCTGCTGGTGCCGCTGGAGGCGTTGGGCTGGTGGGCAGGCTGGTATGGCGATCCGCTAGAGCAAACGCAGAAGAATTTAGGCAGGCTACAAACTTCTATGTCCGGTGAAATGTCCGGTGAAATGTCCGGTGAAATGTCCGATGGAACGTCTGATGAAATGCCTGGTGGAACGTCTGATGAAATGCCTGGTGAAATGTCTAGTGGAACGTCTAGTAGAACCGCATCTCGCTACATCATTTATCTGGATGGAATTGGGCAGTCTCAGTTTACCTATTTGCCGGATGCAGAGGAATTTCTGGATAGACTCAGCAAAGTTTTACCCGCCGATGTGCGGATTATTCGCGGACTGATGCCCTATTCGCCTATGAATCGGGAACTCACCAGTAACGATCGCCCCTTTTCTCGCTTCTGGCAGTGGGTGGAGGATCAGCAGGCTGCCAATCCGTCTGGACTGTTTGGATTTTTTATTAACCTCCGCAATATGTTTGTGGTGTCCGTTTCTGCCGATCGGCGCTATGGTCCGATCTACAATCGCGGCACGGCTCAGGTGATTTACAACAGTTTGCTGAATCACGGATATCAGCCGAATAGCAGCATTCCAATTACGCTGATTGGTTTTAGCGGCGGCGGACAGATCTCTATGGGGGCAGCTCCGTTTCTCAAGGATGCGCTTCAGGCTCCGATCGACATTATTTCGATCGCGGGGGTGTTTAGCGGCAACAATAATTCGCTGAAGCTGGAGCATTTCTATCACATGGTGGGAGCAAAAGATCCGGTGGAACGGGCGGGTCCGCTGCTCTTTCCCGGTCGCTGGAAAATGATGTTTCTCTCCTACTGGAATCGCACCAAGCGCAAGGGCAAAGTGACGCTGATTGATCTGGGTCCGGTGGGTCATCAGGTGCCAGGAGGGGTAATGGACTCCCAGCAAAAGCTGCCCGATGGTCGAACCAATCTTCAGCAGACGATCGACTGGGTATCGCAAATATTGACGGGAGAACTGCCCGCTGCGAAACTGGCTCCCCCTCGTAAACCGGGCAACTACGATCGTTACTGCGAAGCGCCGTTTACTTGCCCCGCCTTTTATCCGCTCAATATCACGCCATCTCCCGATCGCTACCATCCGATCGCCCCCTGGATGGGACGGCTGATTCTACCCGCAAAAGCCGATCGTCGTCCCCAATCCGTGCAGATGGAGATTCATCATGCGCCCCCAGAATATGACGAATTTGTTGGGCAGACCGTGTGGCTGAGCTGGAGTCCTAAACCCCAGGTACAGGCTTTCATTAAAACCGTGACCAAAGATGTGTACTTTAGTCCGGAAGCAGAGTACCACAGTCAGCAGGGCGGCGTTTACCCGACGCGGATTAATCACTGGCAGCTAGTTGACCCGCTGGAATCTCTGGCGGCAGGACATCCGATCGATGATGTGATTGTGGCACTGCCTGACCCCGTGCGAGTTATCCCCAAAGCCGATTGCCTGACGCTGCAAATCGCTCAGGAACCGATCCAGATTACGGGACGCTATTACGGACTGGTCAAGTTTTTGGAGGCGATCGATGATCCCAGTTCCCCGCAAAAGTTCCGGGTGGTTCACTTCAATCCAACGACCCGCGACTTTGACGGGGTAGAGGAAACGGTCTGGCTCCCTCAAGTCATTGCAGATGATAACGGGACGTTTCCGTTTACGAATCGGGGAATTGAACGATCGCCCGAAAATGATGGGGGCTGGTATATCTACGGCTCACCGGATGGGAATGGTCTGTTTGTTGTGCAGGCGATAGCCCCACGCAATTTGTTTCAGCTCCAAGCCGATCGTGAAATTATCGGTAAGCCTGCCGTCAAGACCTATCTCAAGAAAACGTCCTGGGAACATCTGGCGGAACAAAAGGGACACATCAGCTCCGTGGTGATGAGCCATCAGAAAACGTCGCTCCAGGTGCAGGATTGGCAGGTGGGAGAAAAGCTCCTGCTCGTTCACGTCTATGGCGGCATTGGCGGACAGCAAATTGAACCTGCGGCTCAAGGTCCGGTTTACTTTGGGCATTTTGCCTTCGGCATTGCCACGATCGTCCGCGAGCCCCTGACCGATGAGCTGCGGTTTGACATTGTGTATCACCAGATCTACACCCAGAATGGAGACGGTTTATTATCGGGAACTCACCACTGGTCGCGCTACATGGGCGATCGGCAGTTTGGCTGGATTGGAATTCGCCCGATCGCCGATACACTCATTCGGTTCGACCCATTTACGGGAAATTATCAAACGGCACAGGGAGCGGAAAGATCGCCCTTAGATGAACTGGTACGCCAGCTTGAAGTGATGGCAGCCCGCTATCGGATTGGCGACGGCACGGGAGGAACCTACGTGGGTCCAGCCAACAACTGCTCCCAGGACTCCAACCAGAGCCTCTATGCTGCCCTTAAATTTATGCAGAAATCCGTTCCCCCCCATGTTGATATCAAAACCTGGTTACAGGCACACCCTGACACCGCTAGCCGACTGAAACAGCTAGGGCTTTTAAGCAAGGACTTGAAGCACCATCTCTTACCCTTCGGCAGTGCGCGGGCGGATTGGCAAAATGAGCTGCAATCCCTGGGTAGCTCACTGGAAGACGACCCGCTAAAAACGATCGTCAGAGGTCTGGTCAGTTGGCGTACAATGTTGCCCCGTGTCGCAAGCGATAGCATTACGGAAGCATTCCTGCGGCAGGGTGCAGTTGCCTGGATGCTGCGAACCAATCAACTGGGCGGAGAGAATTCTAAGATTGAACCGATCGCGCCGCTGACTTTTTAA
- a CDS encoding sigma-70 family RNA polymerase sigma factor — MQPRFTIVQIFSTFAQFEADRFSRWVTNARLRHNVERLEPEVGAESEEFWILYWYRQRQQSAFPGEHHLAAYVQEACYWAAHRMGSSRIGSSRIGSSNSDSGELELPDRFQVAIATLPKVLEGYRPEQGASLKTYALLSFSNTIRDRLRHQQELGQRTDWGLLRKVSQKCLTESLRAAGLSQETIAKYQLAWTGFKRLYLPTTTATRQLTAPDAETWQAIAAFYKQQRSEIIDPETIDPETIEGWLKVCAKQIRAYLSPPVTSLNLQKFDDGMGEIQDDLPDPASSPMELLISQEELRSRQEQKMQIRKVLAETLTTLDPPMQTLLQLYYQQNLTQQHIAQRLDVKQYTVSRRLSSAKEILLKAIVRWSQTTLHISLTSPAVQQMSLVLEEWLQMHYQTAPWQEES, encoded by the coding sequence GTGCAGCCCCGATTCACGATCGTTCAGATATTTTCAACCTTCGCTCAGTTTGAAGCAGATCGCTTTAGCCGCTGGGTAACAAATGCCAGACTGCGGCACAATGTAGAGCGACTTGAACCTGAAGTCGGGGCAGAATCAGAGGAATTCTGGATTTTGTACTGGTATCGGCAGCGGCAGCAGAGTGCTTTCCCCGGTGAGCATCATCTCGCCGCCTATGTCCAGGAAGCCTGCTATTGGGCAGCACACCGCATGGGGTCAAGCAGGATTGGTTCGAGCAGGATTGGTTCGAGCAATAGCGACTCCGGCGAGTTAGAATTGCCCGATCGATTTCAAGTTGCGATCGCCACGCTGCCCAAAGTGCTGGAGGGATACCGCCCTGAGCAGGGAGCCAGCCTGAAAACCTATGCCCTACTCAGCTTTAGCAATACAATTCGCGATCGGCTGCGGCATCAGCAAGAGCTGGGTCAACGCACAGATTGGGGACTCCTGCGAAAAGTGAGCCAGAAGTGTCTGACGGAAAGCCTCCGGGCAGCAGGACTGAGTCAAGAGACAATCGCCAAATATCAGTTGGCATGGACGGGCTTTAAGCGACTGTATTTGCCCACGACGACGGCGACCCGGCAACTCACTGCCCCGGATGCTGAAACCTGGCAGGCGATCGCGGCATTCTACAAACAGCAGCGATCGGAAATAATTGACCCGGAAACAATTGATCCAGAGACAATTGAAGGGTGGCTTAAGGTCTGTGCCAAGCAGATTCGCGCCTATTTATCGCCGCCTGTCACGTCATTGAATCTGCAAAAGTTTGACGATGGCATGGGTGAAATCCAGGACGATTTGCCCGACCCTGCCAGTTCGCCAATGGAACTGCTGATCAGTCAGGAAGAGCTGCGATCGCGTCAGGAGCAAAAGATGCAGATCCGCAAAGTGTTAGCGGAAACCCTGACCACCCTCGATCCGCCAATGCAAACCCTACTCCAGCTTTACTACCAGCAAAATTTAACCCAGCAGCACATTGCCCAGCGGCTAGACGTGAAGCAATATACGGTTTCGCGACGGTTGAGCAGCGCTAAAGAAATTTTATTGAAGGCGATCGTCCGCTGGAGTCAAACCACGCTGCATATTTCGCTCACGTCGCCCGCAGTACAGCAGATGAGCCTTGTCCTCGAAGAATGGCTCCAGATGCACTATCAGACGGCTCCCTGGCAGGAAGAATCATGA
- a CDS encoding DUF3611 family protein: MVTRSNQTGSGNREYFANQLRRAGWIGLVLEAILTTISALILFTAFIDPSFNLNLRSGVSLLSFCASLIVLGGGIYWMFRCTQFAKQLMSGDPASYPKPDRIRHILNRGITLHFIGVFLSLLSAQIIVGDLVLKVLTIPSGGVVYQSRQLLQPLDIFVVQGSILMIAAAFFGLIILFWLLKQLNLHSSRGNRANTEQGV; encoded by the coding sequence ATGGTGACTCGTTCTAATCAAACAGGTTCAGGAAATCGGGAGTATTTTGCGAATCAGCTCCGCCGGGCGGGGTGGATTGGGCTGGTGCTGGAAGCGATTCTGACGACGATTAGTGCGCTCATTCTGTTTACAGCCTTTATCGATCCCAGCTTTAACTTGAATCTGCGTTCTGGAGTCAGTCTGCTCTCGTTTTGTGCCAGTCTGATCGTTCTGGGAGGCGGGATTTATTGGATGTTTCGCTGCACCCAGTTCGCCAAACAGCTCATGTCGGGTGATCCTGCAAGCTACCCTAAACCCGATCGCATTCGCCATATTCTAAATCGGGGAATCACGCTTCACTTCATCGGCGTCTTCCTCAGCTTGCTGTCTGCTCAGATTATTGTGGGCGATTTAGTGCTGAAAGTCCTCACCATTCCCAGCGGTGGCGTTGTCTATCAAAGTCGTCAGCTCCTTCAGCCGCTCGACATCTTTGTGGTGCAGGGCAGTATTTTGATGATTGCTGCTGCCTTCTTTGGTCTCATCATTCTCTTCTGGTTACTCAAGCAGCTTAATCTGCATTCCTCGCGAGGAAACAGGGCAAATACAGAGCAGGGAGTTTAA